The proteins below come from a single Aptenodytes patagonicus chromosome 20, bAptPat1.pri.cur, whole genome shotgun sequence genomic window:
- the NKIRAS2 gene encoding NF-kappa-B inhibitor-interacting Ras-like protein 2 isoform X2: MGKSCKVVVCGQASVGKTSILEQLLYGNHVVGSEMIETQEDIYVGSIETDRGVREQVPRSPSSGWSSSRRRLTSPKTRKRSPSWFWATSVTCRSSAGWTMTQPSTGPRVRR; this comes from the exons ATGGGGAAGAGCTGCAAGGTGGTTGTGTGCGGCCAGGCCTCCGTCGGGAAAACGTCTATCCTGGAGCAGCTTCTGTACGGGAACCATGTGGTTG GCTCTGAGATGATCGAGACCCAGGAGGACATTTACGTGGGCTCCATTGAGACGGACCGGGGGGTGCGCGAGCAGGTGC CAAGGAGTCCTTCAAGCGGGTGGAGCTCCTCAAGAAGGAGATTGACAAGTCCAAAGACAAGAAAGAG GTCACCATCGTGGTTTTGGGCAACAAGTGTGACCTGCAGGAGCAGCGCCGGGTGGACCATGACGCAGCCCAGCACTGGGCCAAGGGTGAGAAGGTGA
- the NKIRAS2 gene encoding NF-kappa-B inhibitor-interacting Ras-like protein 2 isoform X1, translating into MGKSCKVVVCGQASVGKTSILEQLLYGNHVVGSEMIETQEDIYVGSIETDRGVREQVRFYDTRGLRDGLELPKHCFSCTDGYVLVYSTDSKESFKRVELLKKEIDKSKDKKEVTIVVLGNKCDLQEQRRVDHDAAQHWAKGEKVKLWEVSVADRRTLIEPFIYLASKMTQPQSKSAFPLSRKNKGSGSMDG; encoded by the exons ATGGGGAAGAGCTGCAAGGTGGTTGTGTGCGGCCAGGCCTCCGTCGGGAAAACGTCTATCCTGGAGCAGCTTCTGTACGGGAACCATGTGGTTG GCTCTGAGATGATCGAGACCCAGGAGGACATTTACGTGGGCTCCATTGAGACGGACCGGGGGGTGCGCGAGCAGGTGCGCTTCTACGACACGCGGGGTCTGCGGGACGGCCTGGAGCTTCCCAAGCACTGCTTCTCTTGCACGGACGGCTACGTGCTGGTCTATAGCACTGACAGCAAGGAGTCCTTCAAGCGGGTGGAGCTCCTCAAGAAGGAGATTGACAAGTCCAAAGACAAGAAAGAG GTCACCATCGTGGTTTTGGGCAACAAGTGTGACCTGCAGGAGCAGCGCCGGGTGGACCATGACGCAGCCCAGCACTGGGCCAAGGGTGAGAAGGTGAAGCTGTGGGAGGTGTCCGTGGCTGACCGGCGTACACTGATCGAGCCGTTCATCTACCTGGCCAGTAAGATGACACAGCCACAAAGCAAGTCTGCTTTTCCCCTGAGTCGCAAGAACAAGGGCAGCGGATCCATGGATGGCTGA